The genomic stretch GAGCGCGGCGAGCAGCAGTTGCTCCGGGTTCCAGCGGTCGGCGTCGCCTCGGAAGGGCGTGTCGGCCGAGGCCAGGATGGGCGCCGGGCCCTGTGCCGTCACGGTCAGCTGGCGCCCGTACTCGCGGTATCCGCTCGTGCCGGTCCCCCGGTCGCCCTCCCAAACGACGGATACCGCGTACTCGTGCTCGGACTTCATCAGGGCTCCCCTTCAACGGCGGTGGATCAGGCCGCTCGCACCGGTCTGGACCTCTAGGTGCCGGAGCACCGCGAGTAGACTCTGAGGACCATGACAGACACGCTCGTCCCCCAGGTTCCCACGTCCGCAATCCCCCAGGAGCGGCGCGTCGCGACCGAGATCCCCGGGCCGCGATCCCGGGCCCTGCACGAGCGCCGCCTCGCCGTCGTCCCCACCGGAGTCGGCACCGCGCTCCCCGTCTACATCGACCGCGCGCACGGCGCGATCCTGGTTGACGTCGACGGCAACAGCTTCATCGACCTCGGCGCCGGCATCGGCGTGACGACGATCGGCCACACCGACGACTCGGTCGTCGCGGCCGCCTCGCAGCAGCTCGCGCGGCTCACGCACACGCTCTTCACCGTCACTCCTTACGAGCCCTACATCCGCGTTGCGGAACTGCTCGCCGAACACACCCCCGGCGACTTCGCCAAGAAGACCGTCCTCGTCAATTCTGGCGCGGAGGCGGTCGAGAACGCCGTCAAGATCGCCCGTAAGCACACCGGCCGCCCCGGCGTCGCGGTGCTCGATCACGCCTACCACGGCCGCACCAACCTCACGATGGCGATGAACTTCAAGGCCCTGCCGTACGGCCTGGGCTTCGGACCCTTCGCGAGCGACGTGCACCGCGCGCCAAGCTCGTACCCGTACCACGACGGCCTGTCGGGAGCCGAGGCCGCCCAGCGCGCCATCTCCTACCTCGAGAAGACCGTCGGCGCCTCCGCCCTGGCCTGCCTTGTCGCCGAGCCGATCCAGGGCGAGGGCGGCTTCATGGTCCCCGCCGAGGGTTTCCTCCCCGCGCTGCAGGAGTGGTGCACCGCCAACGGCATCGTCTTCGTTGCCGACGAGATCCAGTCGGGCATGGCCCGCACCGGCGCCTGGTTCGCCAGCGAGCACCTGGGCCTCGTGCCCGACCTCGTCCTCTCGGCCAAGGGCATCGCCGGTGGCCTCCCGCTCGCCGGCGTGACCGGACGCGCCGACATCATGGACTCGGCGCAGGCCGGCGGACTCGGCGGCACCTTCGGAGGCAACCCCGTCGCCGCCGCCGCGGCCGTCGCGGTCTTCGAGCGCATCGACCGCGAGGGCCTGCTCGCCGAGGCCGACCGGATCGGTGCCCGCCTCGGCACCGCGCTGCGCGGCCTGCAGGAGCGCTACGACATCATCGGCGACGTGCGCGGCATCGGCGCGATGATGGCGATCGAACTCGTCCAGCCTGGCACCGCCGGCACCACCAAGGAACCGAACACCACGGCCGTGCAGGCGATCATTGAGTACGCCGCGCAACACGGAGTCCTCGTGCTGAGCGCCGGCACCTACGGCAACGTGGTCCGCTTCCTGCCCAGCCTCGCCCTCAGCAACGAGCTGCTCGACGACGCGATGTCGGTCATCGCCGACGCCTTCGCCACTCTCTAGACGCGACCCCTCGAGGGCCACCGCGAGCGGCCGACGCGCTCGACGGTGGCCTTGGGCGTTTCCCCGGGCGCGGGACCGGTCGCCGCATCGGGCAGGATGGGGGGATGCCTGCAGGAACCTTCACCGTCGCCGAATCCGTCGAGCTGGCGGTCGTCGAGCGCTCCGGGTTCATCGAGTCCCGCCACGCCGGCTCCGCCGTGCTTCTGGACTCCGAGGGCCGCGTCTCTCGCAGCCTCGGCACTCCGACTGCCCCGGTCTTCCCCCGCTCCTGCCTCAAGCCGTTCCAGGCCCTCGCGGTGATGACGGCCGGAGTCGAGCTGACCGGCGCGGAGGCAGTCATCGCCACCGCGAGCCACGCGGGCCTTCCCCAGCACATCGCCCTGGTGCACAATCTGCTCTTGCGCGCCGGCCTCGACCACACCGCGCTGCAGTGCCCGGCCGACTGGCCCGGCGACTCCGCGACCCGCGCCCAGCTGCTGCGCGCGG from Rathayibacter rathayi encodes the following:
- the gabT gene encoding 4-aminobutyrate--2-oxoglutarate transaminase, with protein sequence MTDTLVPQVPTSAIPQERRVATEIPGPRSRALHERRLAVVPTGVGTALPVYIDRAHGAILVDVDGNSFIDLGAGIGVTTIGHTDDSVVAAASQQLARLTHTLFTVTPYEPYIRVAELLAEHTPGDFAKKTVLVNSGAEAVENAVKIARKHTGRPGVAVLDHAYHGRTNLTMAMNFKALPYGLGFGPFASDVHRAPSSYPYHDGLSGAEAAQRAISYLEKTVGASALACLVAEPIQGEGGFMVPAEGFLPALQEWCTANGIVFVADEIQSGMARTGAWFASEHLGLVPDLVLSAKGIAGGLPLAGVTGRADIMDSAQAGGLGGTFGGNPVAAAAAVAVFERIDREGLLAEADRIGARLGTALRGLQERYDIIGDVRGIGAMMAIELVQPGTAGTTKEPNTTAVQAIIEYAAQHGVLVLSAGTYGNVVRFLPSLALSNELLDDAMSVIADAFATL